A single Paenibacillus sp. FSL R5-0517 DNA region contains:
- the moaA gene encoding GTP 3',8-cyclase MoaA: protein MELLQDSFGRIHDYIRISVTDRCNLRCVYCMPAEGMEFAPHDEIMSYEEIAQVLKVLAPMGMRKVRLTGGEPLVRKDLHKLVGMISAIEGIDDIALTTNALLLDKQAQALKDAGLNRINISLDSLRADRFSMITRGGDVNKVLKGIEAATAAGLAPIKLNVVLMKGINDDEIKDFIAMTMDQPLHVRFIEYMPIGHASDSWRKSYLPLEAVTDVCAEAGWTVENTTGPAGNGPSRNMKIVGSEGTFGLIHPVSDHFCDNCNRLRLTADGHIKACLYWSDEYNVRRFVDDPDAMAALFLKALGTKPKNHEMALALEQKMQSHTPTVRRMSQIGG from the coding sequence ATGGAATTGCTTCAGGATTCATTTGGCCGAATACATGACTACATCCGTATTTCTGTTACGGACCGCTGTAATTTACGCTGTGTGTATTGCATGCCTGCAGAGGGCATGGAGTTTGCTCCACATGATGAGATTATGAGCTACGAAGAGATCGCACAGGTACTGAAGGTGCTGGCTCCGATGGGCATGCGTAAAGTTCGGCTCACCGGGGGCGAACCACTGGTGCGCAAGGATCTGCATAAGCTCGTCGGCATGATCTCAGCGATTGAAGGTATTGACGATATTGCACTAACGACCAACGCTCTTCTACTGGATAAGCAAGCTCAAGCATTGAAGGACGCTGGATTGAACCGGATTAACATCAGTCTGGATTCCCTGCGCGCTGATCGCTTCTCCATGATTACCCGGGGCGGAGATGTGAACAAGGTACTGAAAGGCATTGAAGCTGCAACAGCCGCTGGCCTTGCTCCGATTAAGCTGAATGTCGTGCTAATGAAGGGTATCAACGATGATGAGATCAAGGATTTCATTGCCATGACGATGGATCAACCTCTTCATGTGCGTTTTATTGAATATATGCCGATTGGACACGCTTCGGATTCATGGCGCAAATCTTATTTGCCGCTGGAAGCCGTGACAGATGTATGCGCTGAAGCAGGCTGGACGGTAGAAAATACAACAGGCCCTGCGGGCAATGGCCCATCACGCAATATGAAAATTGTGGGCTCCGAAGGCACATTCGGATTGATTCATCCCGTGAGCGATCACTTCTGTGATAATTGCAACCGACTTCGGTTGACCGCTGACGGACATATCAAAGCCTGTCTGTACTGGTCGGATGAGTATAATGTTCGCCGTTTCGTGGATGATCCGGATGCCATGGCGGCACTCTTCCTCAAAGCGCTGGGTACGAAACCGAAGAATCATGAGATGGCCCTCGCCCTGGAACAAAAAATGCAATCTCATACGCCGACTGTACGGCGCATGTCCCAGATTGGCGGATAA
- a CDS encoding methyl-accepting chemotaxis protein: MMFDWLGWRKGLPLWRSYRLNAHMKEDVEQIFEGIAETRRQIMMDWADEQWNHLDRLLQQIQSLQLQDVLQGTQQGSKLDAWFQASYIRAVDSTELFMLNEQNQVVFSTYKKHIGQIYEDHEALIGPGLKYSRAGQQEKKCLFGPYSDPLTLDIGPRSSAFHDDVTLLFISPILQEGRYVGSLCSRVPGDVLGDLIQRESGHIYPDSGDNYLFMAESILRPHLQPGTALSRSRFEDRTFTHGENLKDGVTTEWGIVSVKEHTELELMFTDPSTGELHPGVANTIQNGSNLFVAFPGYSDYRHISVIGKGITFQLPHCPDRWGMMCEGDLEEVYRIRNIGWRQFKQHSLFTLLSGVAGAALVYAFTGSGWSAAAIAAFNVLFGFFTALQLHRSQYRRVHEDLRRISRFIRINAEGRGDLTQRLDTSSFAQDESGELAKWINNMIDSLEGIMLKVQLATVDVMDNQVQMRTSTETTQGTTERVNHKLGSMIQAIRTQLEDLDQARIAADHMRITLQQLETSATEQIGVAQQEVERIGDKMTQISGAVSDTNRTILSFMDTMKEIYRALAVIDEISAQTNLLALNATIEAARVGEHGQGFSVVAGEIRKLADLSRSSTENIHQILDRISTAAGAASQLITEGDQVLAEGTTLVQAASQLLKNATAEEPERTQVVDQVVMLMENIAAISHQNRATSAEVEAEMMELIRDMLQVQHSSHNVEAITVFLQQLVGQFHLNHPAKNAVI; the protein is encoded by the coding sequence ATGATGTTTGATTGGCTGGGATGGAGAAAAGGATTGCCGCTGTGGCGATCGTATCGGTTGAACGCACATATGAAGGAAGATGTGGAACAGATTTTTGAGGGAATTGCCGAAACGAGACGGCAGATTATGATGGACTGGGCAGATGAACAGTGGAACCACCTGGACCGTTTGCTTCAACAGATACAGTCGCTTCAATTACAGGATGTATTACAAGGTACACAGCAAGGGAGCAAACTAGATGCATGGTTTCAAGCCAGTTATATTCGAGCTGTTGATAGTACGGAGCTATTCATGCTGAACGAACAGAATCAGGTGGTATTCTCTACATATAAGAAACATATTGGACAGATCTATGAGGATCACGAAGCTTTGATAGGACCAGGATTGAAGTACTCCAGAGCAGGTCAGCAGGAAAAAAAATGCTTGTTTGGTCCTTACTCTGATCCCCTGACGCTGGATATTGGTCCACGCTCGTCCGCTTTTCACGATGATGTCACCTTGCTGTTTATCTCCCCAATTCTGCAGGAAGGTCGCTATGTCGGTTCATTATGCAGCCGTGTCCCCGGGGATGTACTGGGTGACCTGATTCAACGAGAGTCCGGTCATATCTATCCCGATTCCGGTGACAATTACCTCTTTATGGCCGAGTCGATATTACGGCCTCATCTGCAACCCGGCACTGCCTTATCCCGAAGCCGCTTCGAAGACCGTACCTTTACGCATGGGGAAAACCTCAAAGATGGCGTCACCACCGAATGGGGCATCGTTTCCGTTAAAGAGCATACCGAGCTGGAACTGATGTTCACCGATCCATCGACCGGAGAACTGCACCCCGGAGTAGCAAACACCATTCAGAATGGTTCCAATCTGTTCGTAGCCTTTCCCGGCTACTCGGATTACCGACATATTTCTGTAATCGGCAAAGGCATCACCTTCCAGCTGCCACACTGTCCTGATCGCTGGGGCATGATGTGTGAAGGGGATTTAGAGGAAGTGTATCGGATACGAAATATCGGCTGGCGCCAGTTCAAGCAGCATAGTCTCTTCACGCTTTTGTCAGGCGTTGCAGGAGCTGCCCTTGTCTATGCCTTCACCGGAAGTGGATGGAGCGCTGCAGCAATAGCAGCATTTAACGTGTTATTCGGATTCTTCACTGCATTGCAGCTGCATCGTAGCCAATATCGGCGGGTTCATGAAGACTTGCGGCGCATCAGCCGTTTTATTCGAATTAATGCGGAAGGCAGGGGGGATCTGACCCAGCGCCTGGACACGTCTTCTTTTGCCCAAGACGAATCGGGTGAACTGGCGAAATGGATCAACAACATGATTGACTCTCTGGAGGGCATTATGCTGAAGGTACAACTTGCCACCGTAGACGTTATGGACAATCAGGTTCAGATGCGAACTTCAACAGAGACAACCCAGGGCACGACTGAGCGTGTGAACCACAAGCTTGGTTCGATGATTCAGGCCATTCGCACCCAACTGGAAGATCTCGATCAGGCCAGAATTGCTGCCGATCACATGCGCATAACGCTGCAACAACTGGAGACTTCTGCAACCGAACAGATCGGCGTGGCCCAGCAGGAAGTGGAACGAATCGGCGATAAAATGACCCAAATCTCGGGAGCGGTATCCGATACCAACCGTACGATCCTGTCCTTTATGGATACGATGAAAGAGATTTACCGCGCACTGGCTGTCATTGACGAAATTTCAGCTCAGACCAATCTGCTGGCTCTGAATGCTACCATTGAAGCTGCACGCGTGGGCGAACATGGCCAGGGCTTCTCGGTCGTGGCAGGGGAAATTCGTAAGCTGGCTGATTTATCCCGTTCTTCTACTGAAAATATTCATCAGATTCTGGACCGAATCTCAACAGCAGCAGGAGCTGCTTCCCAATTAATCACAGAGGGTGATCAGGTACTTGCTGAAGGAACGACACTGGTTCAGGCCGCTTCGCAACTTCTGAAAAATGCTACCGCTGAAGAACCTGAGCGCACACAAGTCGTAGATCAAGTGGTCATGCTGATGGAAAATATCGCTGCAATCAGCCATCAAAATCGGGCGACTTCCGCTGAGGTAGAAGCCGAGATGATGGAGCTGATTCGTGATATGTTACAGGTTCAGCATTCTTCGCATAATGTGGAAGCCATTACAGTCTTTCTGCAACAACTCGTGGGACAATTCCACCTGAACCACCCCGCCAAAAATGCTGTCATCTGA
- a CDS encoding methyl-accepting chemotaxis protein — MNIVEALVAASPYFKIMLKEHDIMIAVTDTEKFWYYVPSNELDLGIKAGDPVSLDDPTLRRALIHGETSANRIDAKFYGTSINSAATPLRDEQGNIVGTLAIGFSLQNEEKLEYFTELIGGISGRLTDMVQTVAAQSEQLTASSTQILDNTRMAVQNSGEVNKVAAFIREISEQTNLLGLNAAIEAARAGEAGAGFSVVASEVRKLSTGTKEATVNIERSLKDVQHSIQQMEQEITSISQSSNQQAVMVTEFSEVIDQLNSVSRDLKVFIESMLLKAE, encoded by the coding sequence TTGAACATTGTTGAAGCACTCGTTGCAGCGAGTCCGTATTTTAAAATTATGCTCAAAGAACACGATATCATGATTGCAGTAACCGATACGGAGAAGTTCTGGTATTATGTTCCCAGCAACGAGCTCGATCTGGGGATCAAGGCCGGAGATCCCGTTTCCCTCGATGACCCTACACTCCGCCGGGCACTTATACACGGAGAGACTTCAGCAAACCGAATTGATGCAAAATTCTATGGCACATCAATCAATTCGGCGGCCACCCCACTTCGGGATGAGCAAGGAAATATTGTGGGCACACTTGCCATTGGTTTCTCTCTTCAGAATGAGGAGAAACTGGAGTATTTCACTGAATTAATCGGCGGGATCAGCGGCAGATTGACGGATATGGTACAGACGGTAGCCGCTCAATCCGAACAATTGACAGCCTCATCTACACAGATTTTGGACAATACGCGTATGGCAGTGCAGAACTCAGGCGAGGTTAACAAAGTCGCCGCATTCATCCGTGAAATCTCAGAACAGACCAATCTACTCGGTCTGAACGCGGCTATCGAAGCAGCCCGGGCTGGCGAAGCCGGTGCCGGATTCAGCGTCGTTGCATCTGAAGTGCGCAAACTTTCTACAGGTACCAAAGAAGCCACGGTAAATATCGAACGTTCCTTGAAGGATGTCCAGCATTCCATCCAGCAGATGGAACAGGAGATCACTTCCATCTCACAGTCTAGCAACCAACAGGCTGTGATGGTAACCGAGTTCAGCGAGGTCATTGATCAGTTGAATAGCGTAAGCCGTGACCTGAAAGTGTTTATTGAATCCATGCTGCTGAAGGCAGAATAA